A section of the Macadamia integrifolia cultivar HAES 741 unplaced genomic scaffold, SCU_Mint_v3 scaffold773, whole genome shotgun sequence genome encodes:
- the LOC122069945 gene encoding pentatricopeptide repeat-containing protein At3g26782, mitochondrial isoform X2 codes for MRISISTSILNPVPSIFLKQWFSTNPNLITLFNKYVDKTNVSSWNSVIAELARSGDSIEALLAFSSMRKLSLKPDRSTFPCTIKSCSALFDLTSGNARKLFNELPRRNVVSWTSMITGYIQNEDAHEALSLFKEFLMEESDGGRESKVFIDSIAMVSVLSACSHISQNRITLAFHGFLIKRGFEGDLGVVNTLLDAYAKCGDLTIARKIFDEMPKRDIVSWNSVIAVYAQNGLSMEALNVFYGMLKDGDLNYDAVTLSAVLLACAHSGALQLGKCIHDQVIKMSLEDNVFVGTSIIDMYSKCGRVGMARRAFDRMKEKNVKSWTAMVAGYGMHGHAKESLEVFYEMQRAGIKPNYITFVSVLATCSHAGLVEEGWHWLKTMNQEFNIEPGVEHYGCMVDLLGRAGYLDKAYELIEGMKVKPDCVVWGALLGACRIHKNVKLGEISARKLFELDPDNCGYYVLLSNLYADTGRWEDVERMRIFMKNHRLIKPPGFSLVEAKGRVHVFLVGDKEHPKSEEICGYLERLSVKMKEVGYVPDTTSVLHDVDQEEKETILQVHSEKLAVAFGIMNTIPGATIQVIKNLRMCSDCHAAIASIAKIVNREIVVRDSYRFHHFRDGQCSCGDYW; via the exons atgagGATTTCAATTTCAACATCCATTCTGAACCCAGTTCCATCAATCTTCTTGAAACAGTGGTTCTCAACCAACCCCAACCTTATAACCTTATTCAACAAATATGTCGACAAAACCAACGTGTCATCCTGGAACTCAGTGATAGCCGAGTTAGCCCGGAGCGGCGACTCTATCGAAGCTCTCCTAGCATTCTCATCCATGCGAAAGCTCTCCCTAAAACCAGATCGTTCGACCTTTCCTTGCACCATTAAATCTTGCTCTGCCCTTTTCGACCTAACTTCAG GCAATGCAAGGAAACTGTTCAATGAACTTCCTAGGAGAAATGTAGTCTCTTGGACGTCAATGATTACTGGGTACATACAAAACGAAGATGCCCATGAAGCATTGTCACTTTTTAAGGAGTTCTTGATGGAAGAGAGTGATGGTGGGAGAGAAAGCAAAGTTTTTATAGATTCGATCGCCATGGTTTCGGTTCTGTCAGCTTGTTCTCATATTTCGCAGAACAGAATCACTTTAGCATTTCATGGGTTCTTGATAAAAAGGGGATTTGAGGGAGATTTGGGTGTTGTGAATACTTTGTTGGATGCGTATGCCAAGTGTGGAGATCTAACTATTGCTAGGAAGATATTTGATGAGATGCCTAAGAGAGACATAGTTTCATGGAACTCAGTGATCGCAGTTTATGCTCAGAATGGGCTGTCAATGGAGGCGCTTAATGTGTTTTATGGAATGTTGAAGGATGGGGATCTCAATTATGATGCTGTAACTCTCTCAGCTGTATTATTGGCATGTGCGCATTCAGGGGCATTGCAGTTAGGAAAGTGTATACACGATCAG GTGATAAAGATGAGTTTGGAGGACAATGTGTTTGTCGGTACTTCAATCATTGACATGTACAGCAAATGTGGGAGAGTAGGGATGGCAAGGAGAGCATTTGATCGCATGAAGGAGAAGAATGTGAAGTCATGGACTGCCATGGTTGCTGGTTATGGCATGCATGGTCATGCCAAAGAATCACTTGAAGTCTTCTATGAGATGCAAAGGGCAGGGATCAAGCCCAATTATATAACATTTGTGTCTGTTTTAGCCACTTGCAGTCATGCCGGTTTAGTAGAAGAAGGTTGGCATTGGTTGAAAACCATGAATCAAGAGTTCAATATTGAACCTGGTGTCGAGCACTATGGTTGCATGGTTGATCTTCTTGGGAGAGCTGGTTACCTTGATAAGGCTTACGAGTTGATTGAAGGAATGAAAGTGAAACCTGACTGTGTGGTCTGGGGTGCTCTTCTTGGCGCATGTAGGATTCACAAAAATGTGAAGCTTGGAGAGATCTCTgcaagaaagttgtttgagctAGACCCAGATAATTGTGGGTATTATGTCCTACTTTCCAACTTATATGCTGATACTGGAAGGTGGGAAGATGTGGAGAGGATGAGGATCTTTATGAAGAACCATAGACTGATTAAACCGCCTGGATTTAGTTTGGTGGAAGCGAAGGGTAGAGTCCATGTATTTCTAGTTGGTGATAAGGAGCATCCTAAATCTGAAGAGATTTGTGGATATCTGGAGAGATTATCAGTGAAGATGAAAGAAGTTGGCTATGTACCTGATACCACATCTGTTCTCCATGATGTTGACcaggaagagaaggaaacaaTCCTGCAAGTCCATAGTGAGAAACTGGCTGTTGCCTTTGGGATCATGAACACAATTCCTGGGGCAACAATCCAGGTTATTAAGAATCTTAGGATGTGCAGTGATTGTCATGCTGCGATTGCTTCGATAGCCAAGATTGTCAATCGAGAGATTGTGGTTAGAGACTCGTACCGGTTTCACCATTTTAGAGATGGGCAATGCTCTTGTGGGGATTATTGGTGA
- the LOC122069945 gene encoding pentatricopeptide repeat-containing protein At3g26782, mitochondrial isoform X1, whose amino-acid sequence MRISISTSILNPVPSIFLKQWFSTNPNLITLFNKYVDKTNVSSWNSVIAELARSGDSIEALLAFSSMRKLSLKPDRSTFPCTIKSCSALFDLTSGKQTHQQAIVFGFEPDLFVSSALIDMYSKCGELGNARKLFNELPRRNVVSWTSMITGYIQNEDAHEALSLFKEFLMEESDGGRESKVFIDSIAMVSVLSACSHISQNRITLAFHGFLIKRGFEGDLGVVNTLLDAYAKCGDLTIARKIFDEMPKRDIVSWNSVIAVYAQNGLSMEALNVFYGMLKDGDLNYDAVTLSAVLLACAHSGALQLGKCIHDQVIKMSLEDNVFVGTSIIDMYSKCGRVGMARRAFDRMKEKNVKSWTAMVAGYGMHGHAKESLEVFYEMQRAGIKPNYITFVSVLATCSHAGLVEEGWHWLKTMNQEFNIEPGVEHYGCMVDLLGRAGYLDKAYELIEGMKVKPDCVVWGALLGACRIHKNVKLGEISARKLFELDPDNCGYYVLLSNLYADTGRWEDVERMRIFMKNHRLIKPPGFSLVEAKGRVHVFLVGDKEHPKSEEICGYLERLSVKMKEVGYVPDTTSVLHDVDQEEKETILQVHSEKLAVAFGIMNTIPGATIQVIKNLRMCSDCHAAIASIAKIVNREIVVRDSYRFHHFRDGQCSCGDYW is encoded by the exons atgagGATTTCAATTTCAACATCCATTCTGAACCCAGTTCCATCAATCTTCTTGAAACAGTGGTTCTCAACCAACCCCAACCTTATAACCTTATTCAACAAATATGTCGACAAAACCAACGTGTCATCCTGGAACTCAGTGATAGCCGAGTTAGCCCGGAGCGGCGACTCTATCGAAGCTCTCCTAGCATTCTCATCCATGCGAAAGCTCTCCCTAAAACCAGATCGTTCGACCTTTCCTTGCACCATTAAATCTTGCTCTGCCCTTTTCGACCTAACTTCAGGTAAGCAGACCCACCAACAGGCTATTGTATTTGGTTTTGAACCTGATTTGTTTGTGTCTTCTGCTCTCATTGATATGTATTCAAAATGCGGGGAATTAGGCAATGCAAGGAAACTGTTCAATGAACTTCCTAGGAGAAATGTAGTCTCTTGGACGTCAATGATTACTGGGTACATACAAAACGAAGATGCCCATGAAGCATTGTCACTTTTTAAGGAGTTCTTGATGGAAGAGAGTGATGGTGGGAGAGAAAGCAAAGTTTTTATAGATTCGATCGCCATGGTTTCGGTTCTGTCAGCTTGTTCTCATATTTCGCAGAACAGAATCACTTTAGCATTTCATGGGTTCTTGATAAAAAGGGGATTTGAGGGAGATTTGGGTGTTGTGAATACTTTGTTGGATGCGTATGCCAAGTGTGGAGATCTAACTATTGCTAGGAAGATATTTGATGAGATGCCTAAGAGAGACATAGTTTCATGGAACTCAGTGATCGCAGTTTATGCTCAGAATGGGCTGTCAATGGAGGCGCTTAATGTGTTTTATGGAATGTTGAAGGATGGGGATCTCAATTATGATGCTGTAACTCTCTCAGCTGTATTATTGGCATGTGCGCATTCAGGGGCATTGCAGTTAGGAAAGTGTATACACGATCAG GTGATAAAGATGAGTTTGGAGGACAATGTGTTTGTCGGTACTTCAATCATTGACATGTACAGCAAATGTGGGAGAGTAGGGATGGCAAGGAGAGCATTTGATCGCATGAAGGAGAAGAATGTGAAGTCATGGACTGCCATGGTTGCTGGTTATGGCATGCATGGTCATGCCAAAGAATCACTTGAAGTCTTCTATGAGATGCAAAGGGCAGGGATCAAGCCCAATTATATAACATTTGTGTCTGTTTTAGCCACTTGCAGTCATGCCGGTTTAGTAGAAGAAGGTTGGCATTGGTTGAAAACCATGAATCAAGAGTTCAATATTGAACCTGGTGTCGAGCACTATGGTTGCATGGTTGATCTTCTTGGGAGAGCTGGTTACCTTGATAAGGCTTACGAGTTGATTGAAGGAATGAAAGTGAAACCTGACTGTGTGGTCTGGGGTGCTCTTCTTGGCGCATGTAGGATTCACAAAAATGTGAAGCTTGGAGAGATCTCTgcaagaaagttgtttgagctAGACCCAGATAATTGTGGGTATTATGTCCTACTTTCCAACTTATATGCTGATACTGGAAGGTGGGAAGATGTGGAGAGGATGAGGATCTTTATGAAGAACCATAGACTGATTAAACCGCCTGGATTTAGTTTGGTGGAAGCGAAGGGTAGAGTCCATGTATTTCTAGTTGGTGATAAGGAGCATCCTAAATCTGAAGAGATTTGTGGATATCTGGAGAGATTATCAGTGAAGATGAAAGAAGTTGGCTATGTACCTGATACCACATCTGTTCTCCATGATGTTGACcaggaagagaaggaaacaaTCCTGCAAGTCCATAGTGAGAAACTGGCTGTTGCCTTTGGGATCATGAACACAATTCCTGGGGCAACAATCCAGGTTATTAAGAATCTTAGGATGTGCAGTGATTGTCATGCTGCGATTGCTTCGATAGCCAAGATTGTCAATCGAGAGATTGTGGTTAGAGACTCGTACCGGTTTCACCATTTTAGAGATGGGCAATGCTCTTGTGGGGATTATTGGTGA